Proteins encoded by one window of Terriglobia bacterium:
- a CDS encoding helix-turn-helix domain-containing protein, protein MSIALLTARDVARILNVRPVTVYAAASTGRLPSVRLWKGKRRSLVRFRAEDIDAFIRNRTESQDRRVD, encoded by the coding sequence ATGTCGATCGCTCTTCTCACGGCTCGCGATGTCGCGAGGATCCTCAACGTCCGTCCCGTCACGGTATACGCGGCCGCGTCAACTGGCCGACTCCCGAGCGTCCGGCTTTGGAAAGGCAAGCGCCGAAGCCTTGTGCGTTTCCGGGCCGAGGACATCGACGCATTCATCCGCAACCGGACGGAATCCCAGGATCGCCGAGTCGACTGA
- a CDS encoding HNH endonuclease: protein MPSRPATPCRWPGCPALSHERFCPEHQSDEYRRQDANRPSMRERGYTSAWLTLRKEILRRDNHVCRGCGQRATDVDHIMSKRAGGSDDPRNLQALCHSCHSAKTMVESVAKKARA, encoded by the coding sequence ATGCCGAGCCGACCTGCCACGCCGTGCCGCTGGCCTGGGTGCCCGGCGCTGAGCCACGAGAGGTTCTGTCCCGAACACCAGAGCGACGAGTACCGACGGCAGGACGCGAACCGTCCAAGCATGAGAGAGCGCGGCTACACGAGCGCGTGGCTCACACTGAGGAAGGAGATCCTCCGACGCGACAACCACGTGTGCCGCGGCTGCGGACAGCGAGCGACCGACGTCGACCACATCATGTCGAAGCGAGCTGGCGGTTCGGACGATCCTCGAAACCTCCAAGCACTCTGCCATTCATGTCACAGCGCGAAGACGATGGTGGAGTCCGTGGCGAAGAAGGCGAGAGCGTGA